CGTAGATATTCTTTAGTACTGAGGCAAACTCGATGCCGACCACATCGTCTGACGTGGTACAGGTGATGTAGTCACACGAGAGCGTGTCAGCCATCAGATGCGCCAGCTCATCGCTGTAAGACCCTGTGGTCAAGTAACTACGACGCTCCTGCGCCACCTCCTCAGCGTGACAAGGGCCACTCACCACGCCGATCTGCTCCTTCGGTAGGGAGAATTCCTTAATAAGGAACTCCGAGACCAAGAGGTTTTCGTCAGGCACAATTCCCTTGACCGCATTGATAACCTGCTTGCCCCGCATGCTACTACGCTTCACCTTCTTGAGGTAGTGCTTGATGTAGGGCGAAGGGGTCACCAAGATGATGGTGTCACTATTGCGAAAGAAGGGGTTGATCAAGCCCTCCGTATAGAAGGTTATCCGATCTGTATCAAAGGCAGCACTAGAGAGGTAGTCGGGGTTGTGCCCCGTAGCCTTAAAGCGCTGCACCTGATCATCACGACGCACATACCAATTTATCTCAGGCGTAGACTCTAGAGAGATCTTAGCCAGTGCAGTAGCCCAGCTACCACTACCTAGTATGCCTATGCGACCAATATCCATATTAACTGTATCGTATACACGCCATGCCCTCTAGCGAGAGAGGGACATGCGTGAACTATGATTATTTCGTAGACTCCTCTCCCACCCACTTGGATATTTCCTCCAGTGCGGGGATCTGCAAGCCTAGCTTATACTTCTTATTGATATCCATCA
The sequence above is a segment of the Porphyromonas vaginalis genome. Coding sequences within it:
- a CDS encoding NAD(P)H-dependent glycerol-3-phosphate dehydrogenase; this encodes MDIGRIGILGSGSWATALAKISLESTPEINWYVRRDDQVQRFKATGHNPDYLSSAAFDTDRITFYTEGLINPFFRNSDTIILVTPSPYIKHYLKKVKRSSMRGKQVINAVKGIVPDENLLVSEFLIKEFSLPKEQIGVVSGPCHAEEVAQERRSYLTTGSYSDELAHLMADTLSCDYITCTTSDDVVGIEFASVLKNIYAIAAGICNGLNYGDNFQSVLISNAIAEMNSFVNTVHLLNHRVITNSVYLGDLLVTAYSNYSRNRTFGTMIGKGYSVKAAQVEMEMVAEGYYGAKCVRELNTTRYRVNMPIMDAVYEILYNKQSAKETIERLSLKFR